Within Legionella birminghamensis, the genomic segment TTCTCGAAAAATGCGCCCATCCGTACCACGCAAAGCCCCTTCACTCGTCACGTAACGACCGTCTTTACGCTTTTCAGGGGAAAGCGCCTCTTTCATTTTGCTTTCATCTTCTGCATTGATTTGCTTCATTAACAGCAGAAGATTTCCGAGGCTCATATCGTCCGGGGCGGCGTGTTTTTTCTTAAATTGCCTCTCTTGAATTTTTTTGCTTTTGATGTCAGTAAGGCTTTGCTTGTACTTCATAGAGATGGCTTAATTATTTGCAGGTAATGTAAAAATTATATCTCAAGCATCAATTTTAATCAATTTGTAATGCTAGACTTGATCAAGAGGTAACTTTTGTTTAATTTTCCAAAATGCTTTCCAGGGATCTTCCCGCAGATGGTCAAGCCGTTTGAAGATTGTTCGAATAGTATAAAAGCAATCATTCTGATTATCAGTTAACTCATCCCAGTGCAAAGGCGTGGCTACTGGGGCATGCAATCGGGCACGCGGTGAATAAGGGGCTATAGCAGTTGCCTGGCGTTGATTGCGCAAATAGTCGACAAAGATCTTCCCCTTTCGTTTGGCTTTTGCCATATTGCTGGTGTATTTTTTTGGATATTTTTTCTCCAGATATTCGACAAAGACATGGGTAAATTCCTTTACACTATCCCAGTCATACTCAGGCTGAATGGGAATAACCAAATGCAGACCCTTTCCGCCTGTTGTTTTAATAAATACCGACAAGTCTAACTGCTCTAACTCTTCCCGTATTTCAAGCGCTGCGGCCACCAGCATTTTCCAGCTGACTTCAGGATCTGGATCCAGATCAAACACCAGCACATCAGGTTGCTCCAAATGATCAACTGTACTTCCCCAGGGATGAACTTCCAGCACTCCCATTTGTGCCAAGGCGAGTAAGCCCTGTTCGTCTTTTAAATAAATGCAGTCTTCAATGCTGCCGCTATTCTTGCTCTTTACCTTAATGTCATATAAACCGGCATGGTCTTTCTGGTTAAGATGTTTCTGATAGAAACACTCCTGATAGTGTGAAGGGCAGCGGACAAGCGTTAGCGCCCGATTGGTAATATAAGGAAGGATATAGGGGCTGATAGCCTGGTAATAATCAAAGAGTTCCTTTTTGGCGATTTCATCTTCAGGATAAATAATTTTGTCAGGGTTACTCAATTTGATGGATGGCATATCATTTCCTTTTGAAGATAGCTTGGTTATTGGAATTTCCTGCTCCTGTGTTGCTTCTTCAGCGATTTTATCGAGACGAAGCCCCTTGAAACTCGGATGCCTTAAATGTCCCTCTTCTGTCCACTCACTAAATTCTATTTCGGCAATTAATTCAGGATTAACCCAGATGCTGCTTTTAGCGTCAGGTGGTTTGCTTGTGAACGGATTGCTTTCGATTTTCAAGGCTTCTAACTGCTTTGCAATCGCTTTTAAGGATGTCTCTGTAAAGCCCGTTCCCACTTTGCCGCAATAAATAAGCCCTCCTTTATCATTAAAGTAACCCAGCAGCAGAGAACGAAATCCTGTCCGGTTTTTCTGTGATTTAGTGAAACCGCCAATCACAAATTCCTGACGCTTACTGCATTTGATTTTGAGCCATTTTTTGCTTCGTCCGCCCTCATAGCTGCTGTGTATATTTTTAGAAATAATCCCCTCCAGATTAAAATCGCAGCTTTGTTTGAATACGCTTGCGCCACTTCCCACAATATGGTCGCTATAATGCAGACTGTCATCACTATCTTCAAGCAGGGATGCAAGCAGCTTTTTCCTTTCCAGCAGTGGAAGCGAGCGGATGTCGTAATGTCCTACATAAAGCAAATCGAAAAGATAATAATCAAAATGGGTTAGCCGTCCATGGCTCATGGCATTTTGCAGTAATTGAAAGCTTGAATGCGAGTTTTCATCCAGTACCGTTATTTCACCGTCCACGACTGCATAATCGACGGGTAATGTCTTTAAAGCATCCACAATGTTGGGGAATTTGCTTGTCCAATCCAGTTTGTTTCGGGAAAGCAATTTAATTTCAGCGCCTTGTTTATAAGCAATGATTCGATAACCGTCGAATTTAATCTCATGCAGCCAGTCCTCGCCTGCTGGGGGTTTATCGACTAGGGTGGCCAGCTCAACCGGATAGTAATGGGGGAAAGGGGCATCAGGGAGGTCAAGGTTCAGTTTTTTTTTTCTGGCCGGCTTATTGGGCTTCTTGCTCTCCTTACCCTCCTTGCTGTTCCAGACCGATTCATAATTTTCTGCAATTTCATCGATCGTCTGATGACTGACTACGCTGTCTGGTTCTTCAAGGGTAATATCATAATCATCCAGGGGTTTGGCTTCCTTGTCGCGGTGTTTAATCAGAAACCATTGTTTTTCCTTAAAGCGGATCAGATCCCACTGGCCGTTCAACTTCTCGGCATCCAGTTCAAAATGGAGATGTCCTTTTTCATAGGCAGCCGCCGGATCCTTATCCAGCGGTTTCCATTTGCCTTTATCCCATAACATAACTGTTCCGCCGCCATATTGGCCTTTGGGGATGATGCCTTCAAAACTGCCATATTCAACCGGGTGGTCTTCCACCTGCACGGCGAGGCGTTTAACGGAGGGATCCAGGCAGGGGCCTTTGGGGACTGCCCAGCTTTTTAGCACACCATCAAGCTCCAGGCGGAAATCATAGTGTAAATGGCTGGCAGCATGTTTCTGAATAATATAAAGAAATTGAGGCTTACCCCGAACATGGCCTTTGGGCTCCGGTGTTTTACCAAAATTCCTTTTCTCCTGATAACGATCAAGGGTCATGACATTACTCGAATAGTTGAATCATCGCTTCATTAAATTTTGGAATGTCAGCCGGCTTTCTGCTGGTTAGAATATCTTTATCGCAAACTACCGGTTCATCGACCCATTCAGCGCCAGCATTGATTAAATCGGTTTTAACAGATAACCAGGACGTCATTTTCCTGCCCTTCGCCAACTCCGCATTAATCAACAGCCAGGGGCCATGACAGATTGCAGCAATGGGTTTCTGCTGTTCATTGAGTGCTTTGACAAATGCGGCCGCTTCGGGATAAAGACGTAACTGGTCTGGATTGATAACCCCACCGGGAAGAAGCAGCGCGTCAAAATTCTCTGATTTGGCTTCATTTAGCGGTACGTCAACCGGAAATTTATCCCCTTTTTCGAAATGATGCCAACCTTGAACTTCGTCCTTCTCGGGAGAAATGAGAAAGGTTTCCGCGCCTTCATCCTCCAGCGCTTTCCGGGGTTCCTCCATTTCCACTTGTTCAAAGCCATTGGCTGCCAGAATAGCGATTTTTTTACCTTGTAATTTATTCATAAATTCCTCCTCCTTGAGTAGCGTTACTCTTAACTTTGTGCTGACGAGTTTACAGCGTATGAGTCTACCCTACGTTCCGCGACTTGTTCGCGGAATCCAGAACTCTGCGGCAAGCCGTATCCGATTAATCTAATTTTAGTACAGAAACTGTTCCATAATTGGTTTAAGTCGAATCCTGCGGCATGGCCGGAGATTTGGGCATAATGACAACACTCTCAGATTAATACAGCCGCCAGAGCTTGGCAGAGGCAGTGATTCACGTTAGGATTATGTTTTTTTTGCACGAGGTTGAATAATGGAACAACTGCAAGAATCAGCAACACAATCTGTGCAGCAGGACATTTTGCGGATCAGTCATTTCTTAAACGAGCGTATTTTGGGCCAAAAGGCTTTGGTCTCGCGTTTATTGATCGCCTTGCTGGCTGATGGCCATTTACTGGTAGAAGGTGCGCCAGGGCTTGCTAAAACGCGGGCGGTTAAAGAATTATCCGCCCTTATCGAAGGTAGTTTTCATCGGATTCAGTTCACCCCTGATTTATTGCCGGGAGACCTGACCGGAACAGATGTCTTTCATCCGGAAACCAGTTCCTTCGTATTCCAGCCGGGTCCGATTTTCCACCATTTATTGCTGGCGGATGAAATTAACAGGGCGCCGGCCAAAGTTCAATCGGCCCTGCTTGAGGCCATGGCAGAACGTCAGGTCACTATTGGCAGTAAAACCTATCCCTTGCCGGAGTTATTTCTGGTAATGGCAACCCAGAATCCTATTGAACAGGAAGGCACTTATCCCTTGCCTGAGGCGCAGCTTGACCGTTTTTTGATGTACGTTAAAATCGGGTACCCCGATGCAGCTATTGAGCAGGATATTCTCGCCCTGGCAAGACGAGAAGCAATGAGTCTAGAGCATGCTGCCCCTGCGAACATTAAACAATTACCCCAGCGCGTATTGTTTGAAGCCCGTAAACAGGTTTTAAAAGTTCATACCAGCCCTGCATTGGAACACTACCTGGTGCAGCTGGTTGTGGCCACCCGTAATCCGGCAATGTACAGCAAGGAATTGGCCAAATGGCTTCGCTTTGGCGCCAGCCCCCGCGCAACCATAGCGTTGGATCGCTGCTCAAAGGCCCATGCCTGGCTTGCGGGGCGCGATTATGTGACCCCGGAAGATATTCATGTGATTGCGCATGACGTTTTAAGGCATCGTATATTGCTCAGCTATGAAGCGGAAGCAGAGGGAATAAGCAGCGATGATTTTATTGATCATCTGCTGCGGCTGGTGGCTGTTCCCTAACGGCCTGTAAATCGGAAAATAACTATGGGAAATGGTGTATCAGTTGATCTGGCGGAACTTATAGCCTTGAAGCGTTTCGCCCGCAAAATTGCCTACAAGCCTGAGAGGGCTTCTAATGGCGTGGGAAATCATTTGTCGAAATTCCGCGGCAGGGGAATGGATTTTTCGGAAGTTAGAAATTATCAGGCAGGTGATGAGATTCGGCATATGGAGTGGCGGGTGACTGCGCGGACTGGCCGGCCGCATATCAAGCTTTATCAGGAGGAGCGCGAGCGTCCGGTGGTTATCGTCACTGATTTCAATCCCTCCATGTATTTTGGAACCCGAAAGGCATTTAAATCGGTTGTTGCAGCTAGGCTTGCTGCGCTGATTGCATGGACTACGGTAAAGCAGGGCGACAAAATTGGCGCCTTGCTTTATTCATCAGCCAGACACAACGAATTTATACCCCGGGCTCGCGAAGCAGGGGTTTTACCTATCCTGGCCTCATTAATGGATTATACCAACCAGGTTGACGAGATGATGTCCGATCATTCTCCCTTGCCTCTGAGCGAGGGGTTATTACGACTTAGAAGAGTTGTTAAACCTGGCAGTATTATTGTTTTAATCAGTGATTTCTATCACTTGAATCAGGATGCTGAAAAGCATTTAAGCCGGCTGCATGAGCATAATGACATTCTGGCTTATCATATTTGCGATCCCTTGGAACTATCTTCGCCAGTACCTGCGCTTTATGCGATGACTGATGGCCGTCAGGAGTTGCTTCTGGATACCGCCAATACCCAGGTGAAAGCGGATTATCAGCAATGGTGCGACCAGCGCCAGGCCGCTTTGCAGAGTGTATTCAAGCGCCTGCATATTCAATATGTGCAGCTAAGCGGTGAAAATGACATTGCGCAGGTCATTTATCAGACTTTTCCGCGGAGGAAGCATGACTGAGCCAAATGCCCTGAACAATCTTCGCGATATACATCTGCCTGAAGCAATCGGCTGGTGGCCCCTGGCACCGGGCTGGTATCTTCTAATCCTGGTGATTTTATGTATTTTCATACTAGGCTTGTACTATTTTTTTGAATACCAGAAAAACAGTAAACCTAAACGCCATGCACTAAAACTTCTAGCCCAGTACCAGGAAGAGTATCAGCGGACAGGTAACAGCCAGTTGGCCAGTACCCGTATATCAGAATTGTTAAAGCGGGTTGCGCTCGTTTATTTTTCACGTGAAACAGTAGCCAGCCTGAAAGGGGATGACTGGGTGGCTTTTCTGAATCAAACTGGCAAGAAAATTAATTTTAATGCAGTGCGCCAGCAGTTGCTGGAACTGCCCTATCAGTCCTCAACCAGCCAGGTCAACCTAGCCCCCTTATTTACGCGGGCAAGACTCTGGATAAAACAACGGGGTAAACGATGTTTGAATTAACCTCTCCCTGGGTGCTAATTTTGCTTATTCTGCCGCCAGTCATCTGGTTTACAATCCCGCGCGCCAACTTAAGCCTCGCTGCCGCATTAAAAGTACCGTTCTATCAGTCGATGCAGGCAATCGTAGAGAAAGATAAGCATATTCTGGGAAAAAAATCCGGTCCCGGATTCTGGTATATAATTTGGATTTTACTGGTGCTGGCTGCCTCCGGGCCGCGCTGGATAGGAGACCCCTTGCCTTTGGAAAGAGAGGGGCGCAACATCATGATGGTTCTCG encodes:
- a CDS encoding DUF4381 domain-containing protein: MTEPNALNNLRDIHLPEAIGWWPLAPGWYLLILVILCIFILGLYYFFEYQKNSKPKRHALKLLAQYQEEYQRTGNSQLASTRISELLKRVALVYFSRETVASLKGDDWVAFLNQTGKKINFNAVRQQLLELPYQSSTSQVNLAPLFTRARLWIKQRGKRCLN
- a CDS encoding DUF58 domain-containing protein, coding for MGNGVSVDLAELIALKRFARKIAYKPERASNGVGNHLSKFRGRGMDFSEVRNYQAGDEIRHMEWRVTARTGRPHIKLYQEERERPVVIVTDFNPSMYFGTRKAFKSVVAARLAALIAWTTVKQGDKIGALLYSSARHNEFIPRAREAGVLPILASLMDYTNQVDEMMSDHSPLPLSEGLLRLRRVVKPGSIIVLISDFYHLNQDAEKHLSRLHEHNDILAYHICDPLELSSPVPALYAMTDGRQELLLDTANTQVKADYQQWCDQRQAALQSVFKRLHIQYVQLSGENDIAQVIYQTFPRRKHD
- a CDS encoding type 1 glutamine amidotransferase domain-containing protein, whose amino-acid sequence is MNKLQGKKIAILAANGFEQVEMEEPRKALEDEGAETFLISPEKDEVQGWHHFEKGDKFPVDVPLNEAKSENFDALLLPGGVINPDQLRLYPEAAAFVKALNEQQKPIAAICHGPWLLINAELAKGRKMTSWLSVKTDLINAGAEWVDEPVVCDKDILTSRKPADIPKFNEAMIQLFE
- the ligD gene encoding DNA ligase D yields the protein MTLDRYQEKRNFGKTPEPKGHVRGKPQFLYIIQKHAASHLHYDFRLELDGVLKSWAVPKGPCLDPSVKRLAVQVEDHPVEYGSFEGIIPKGQYGGGTVMLWDKGKWKPLDKDPAAAYEKGHLHFELDAEKLNGQWDLIRFKEKQWFLIKHRDKEAKPLDDYDITLEEPDSVVSHQTIDEIAENYESVWNSKEGKESKKPNKPARKKKLNLDLPDAPFPHYYPVELATLVDKPPAGEDWLHEIKFDGYRIIAYKQGAEIKLLSRNKLDWTSKFPNIVDALKTLPVDYAVVDGEITVLDENSHSSFQLLQNAMSHGRLTHFDYYLFDLLYVGHYDIRSLPLLERKKLLASLLEDSDDSLHYSDHIVGSGASVFKQSCDFNLEGIISKNIHSSYEGGRSKKWLKIKCSKRQEFVIGGFTKSQKNRTGFRSLLLGYFNDKGGLIYCGKVGTGFTETSLKAIAKQLEALKIESNPFTSKPPDAKSSIWVNPELIAEIEFSEWTEEGHLRHPSFKGLRLDKIAEEATQEQEIPITKLSSKGNDMPSIKLSNPDKIIYPEDEIAKKELFDYYQAISPYILPYITNRALTLVRCPSHYQECFYQKHLNQKDHAGLYDIKVKSKNSGSIEDCIYLKDEQGLLALAQMGVLEVHPWGSTVDHLEQPDVLVFDLDPDPEVSWKMLVAAALEIREELEQLDLSVFIKTTGGKGLHLVIPIQPEYDWDSVKEFTHVFVEYLEKKYPKKYTSNMAKAKRKGKIFVDYLRNQRQATAIAPYSPRARLHAPVATPLHWDELTDNQNDCFYTIRTIFKRLDHLREDPWKAFWKIKQKLPLDQV
- a CDS encoding AAA family ATPase; translated protein: MEQLQESATQSVQQDILRISHFLNERILGQKALVSRLLIALLADGHLLVEGAPGLAKTRAVKELSALIEGSFHRIQFTPDLLPGDLTGTDVFHPETSSFVFQPGPIFHHLLLADEINRAPAKVQSALLEAMAERQVTIGSKTYPLPELFLVMATQNPIEQEGTYPLPEAQLDRFLMYVKIGYPDAAIEQDILALARREAMSLEHAAPANIKQLPQRVLFEARKQVLKVHTSPALEHYLVQLVVATRNPAMYSKELAKWLRFGASPRATIALDRCSKAHAWLAGRDYVTPEDIHVIAHDVLRHRILLSYEAEAEGISSDDFIDHLLRLVAVP